The Urbifossiella limnaea genome has a window encoding:
- a CDS encoding vWA domain-containing protein, whose product MSCHWPLCLRRFIPAAVLATLGIAVAGCGDRFKMGAPAGDAPAGAERKSATSPEAKAGDPAKTGEAYASIVENPFRLAQAAPLSTFSADVNSASYSNVRRFLTNGSLPPRDAVFLAELVNYFTYRYPQPAGDAPVSLTLDLAPCPWKADHQLARVGVRAKSFEPGEAPRRNLVFLVDTSGSMSPENRLPLVKQSLELLVHQLRDDDQVSVVTYAGDSRVALMPTPGSKKDAILAALHGLRAAGGTNGAGGITKAYELARASFVGGGTNRVVLCTDGDFNVGVVSPSELDQMIERERNSQVFLTVLGFGMGNLKNDRLESLARKGNGHYGYIDTLDEARRVFVEQGAALSVVAKDVKFQVEFNPARVAAYRLLGYENRLLRDEDFKNDKVDAGDLGSGHTVTALYEIVPVGVSVEVPGVDPLKYQAPPQPAGPADEWLTVRMRYKAPLGETSKELSAALRGSGGPAAEDFAFAAAVAEWGLVLRQSEYRGGANAAAALARAEAACGYDPGGHRHAFLDLVRKTMALAAKE is encoded by the coding sequence ATGTCCTGCCACTGGCCGTTGTGTCTCCGCCGTTTCATCCCGGCCGCCGTCCTCGCGACCCTCGGCATCGCCGTCGCCGGCTGCGGGGACAGGTTCAAGATGGGTGCCCCGGCGGGAGACGCCCCCGCCGGCGCCGAGCGGAAGAGCGCCACCTCGCCCGAGGCCAAGGCCGGCGACCCGGCGAAGACCGGTGAAGCCTACGCCAGCATCGTCGAGAACCCGTTCCGGCTCGCGCAGGCTGCCCCGCTCAGCACGTTCTCCGCGGACGTGAACTCGGCCAGTTACAGCAACGTCCGCCGCTTCCTCACCAACGGCAGCCTGCCGCCGCGCGACGCCGTGTTCCTCGCCGAGCTGGTGAACTACTTCACCTACCGCTACCCGCAGCCGGCCGGTGACGCCCCGGTGTCACTGACGCTCGACCTGGCCCCGTGCCCGTGGAAGGCAGACCACCAGCTCGCCCGCGTCGGGGTGCGCGCGAAGTCGTTCGAGCCCGGCGAGGCGCCGCGGCGGAACCTCGTGTTCCTCGTGGACACGTCCGGCAGCATGAGCCCCGAGAACCGCCTGCCGCTCGTGAAGCAGTCGCTCGAGCTCCTCGTCCACCAGCTCCGCGACGACGACCAGGTGTCGGTCGTCACCTACGCCGGCGACTCGCGCGTCGCCCTGATGCCGACCCCGGGGAGCAAGAAGGACGCCATCCTGGCCGCGCTGCACGGGCTCCGCGCCGCCGGCGGCACGAACGGCGCCGGCGGCATCACCAAGGCCTACGAGCTGGCCCGCGCCAGCTTCGTCGGGGGCGGCACGAACCGCGTCGTCCTCTGCACCGACGGCGACTTCAACGTCGGCGTCGTCAGCCCGAGCGAGCTGGACCAGATGATCGAGCGCGAGCGGAACTCGCAGGTGTTCCTGACCGTCCTCGGCTTCGGCATGGGGAACCTGAAGAACGACCGGCTCGAAAGCTTGGCCCGCAAGGGGAACGGCCACTACGGCTACATCGACACGCTGGACGAGGCGCGGCGCGTCTTCGTGGAGCAGGGCGCGGCCCTGAGCGTGGTGGCGAAGGACGTGAAGTTCCAGGTGGAGTTCAACCCGGCGCGGGTGGCGGCGTACCGGCTCCTCGGCTACGAGAACCGCCTCCTCCGCGACGAGGACTTCAAGAACGACAAGGTGGACGCCGGCGACCTCGGCAGCGGCCACACGGTGACGGCGCTGTACGAGATCGTTCCCGTCGGCGTGTCGGTGGAGGTGCCGGGCGTGGACCCGCTGAAGTACCAGGCGCCGCCGCAGCCGGCCGGCCCGGCCGACGAGTGGCTGACGGTGCGGATGCGCTACAAGGCGCCGCTCGGCGAGACGAGCAAGGAACTGTCGGCGGCGCTGCGGGGGTCGGGCGGGCCGGCGGCCGAGGACTTCGCGTTCGCGGCGGCGGTGGCCGAGTGGGGGCTGGTGCTCCGGCAGTCGGAGTACCGCGGCGGGGCGAACGCGGCGGCGGCGCTGGCCCGCGCCGAGGCGGCGTGCGGGTACGACCCCGGCGGCCACCGGCACGCGTTCCTGGACCTGGTGCGGAAGACGATGGCGCTGGCCGCGAAGGAGTGA
- the moeB gene encoding molybdopterin-synthase adenylyltransferase MoeB — MPLPDLLAGRWPDVALTQSEYARYSRHVIMPEVGLDGQRKLKAARVLVIGTGGLGSPLALYLAAAGVGTLGLVDFDTVDASNLQRQIIHGSKDIGRSKCQSAADKLRDINPDITVVLHEERFTSKNAEAIVRDYDIVVDGTDNFPTRYLVNDVCVLLNKPNVYGSIFRFDGQATVFHPAVGPSYRCLYPEPPPPGEVPSCAEGGVLGILPGVIGCIQATETVKLILGIGEPLIGRLLHYDALNMTFKTYKIRRDPKWPVGEPHPTVKGLIDYEQFCGVRGVAAPPAGGVGEITPEQLKKRVDAGEAVYVLDVRNPNEFQICRIPGTVLLPLPELPARYAEVPKDREVVVHCKSGMRSAKAIEFLTGQGYTRLLNLTGGILGWAEKVDPGMPKY, encoded by the coding sequence ATGCCCCTCCCCGACCTGCTCGCCGGCCGGTGGCCCGACGTGGCCCTCACGCAGAGCGAGTACGCCCGCTACTCCCGGCACGTCATCATGCCCGAGGTCGGGCTCGACGGGCAGCGGAAGCTGAAGGCCGCCAGGGTGCTCGTCATCGGCACCGGCGGGCTCGGCTCGCCGCTGGCTCTGTACCTCGCCGCCGCCGGCGTCGGCACCCTCGGCCTCGTCGATTTCGACACCGTGGACGCCTCCAACCTTCAGCGGCAGATCATCCACGGTTCGAAGGACATCGGCCGCTCGAAGTGCCAGTCCGCCGCGGACAAACTCCGCGACATTAACCCCGACATCACCGTCGTGCTCCACGAGGAGCGGTTCACGTCAAAGAACGCAGAAGCGATCGTGCGTGACTACGACATCGTCGTGGACGGCACCGACAACTTCCCGACGCGCTACCTCGTGAACGACGTGTGCGTGCTGCTGAACAAGCCGAACGTGTACGGCAGTATCTTCCGGTTCGACGGGCAGGCGACGGTGTTCCACCCGGCGGTGGGGCCGAGCTACCGCTGCCTGTACCCCGAGCCGCCCCCCCCGGGCGAGGTGCCGAGCTGCGCCGAGGGCGGGGTGCTGGGCATCCTCCCCGGCGTCATCGGCTGCATCCAGGCGACCGAAACCGTGAAGCTGATCCTGGGCATCGGCGAGCCGCTGATCGGCCGGCTGCTCCACTACGACGCCCTGAACATGACGTTCAAGACGTACAAGATTCGCCGCGACCCCAAGTGGCCGGTCGGCGAGCCGCACCCGACCGTGAAGGGGCTCATCGACTACGAACAGTTCTGCGGCGTGCGTGGGGTAGCTGCACCGCCGGCGGGCGGCGTCGGGGAGATCACGCCCGAGCAGTTGAAGAAGCGGGTCGATGCCGGCGAGGCGGTGTACGTGCTGGACGTGCGGAACCCGAACGAGTTCCAGATCTGCCGCATCCCGGGCACGGTGCTGTTGCCGTTGCCGGAGCTGCCGGCGCGCTACGCCGAGGTGCCGAAGGACCGCGAGGTCGTGGTCCATTGCAAGAGCGGGATGCGCAGCGCCAAGGCGATCGAGTTCCTGACGGGGCAGGGGTACACGCGCCTGCTCAACCTCACCGGCGGCATCCTGGGGTGGGCCGAGAAGGTGGACCCGGGGATGCCTAAATACTGA
- a CDS encoding acetyl-CoA C-acetyltransferase: MHPLILSAARTPVGKFLGGLAELPAPKLGALAVAEAVRRAAVAPQQVEEVILGTVVQAGQGQAPARQAALGAGLPDTVPAVTVNKVCGSGLKAVMLAAQAIKAGDASVVVAGGMECMSRAPYLLPGARTGFKYGDQPAVDSLVRDGLWCPFENRAMGDAAEYTAATCGVSRADQDRFAAQSHRRAAAAWERGDFAAEVVPVTVPGRTPVVVSKDEGIRADTTAEGLARLKPAFQKDGTVTAGNASQLSDGAAALVVASPAAAERIGTAPLARILAYATSGVAPKDIFVAPVSAVRLVLEKAGLKPGDIDLFELNEAFAAQMLACGGHLGLDESRVNVNGGAIALGHPIGASGARVLTTLVYALRARGGRYGLASLCLGGGNAVAMVVERV; the protein is encoded by the coding sequence ATGCACCCGCTCATTCTGTCCGCCGCGCGCACCCCGGTCGGGAAGTTCCTCGGCGGCCTCGCCGAGCTCCCGGCCCCGAAGCTCGGCGCGCTCGCCGTCGCGGAAGCCGTCCGCCGCGCCGCCGTCGCCCCGCAACAGGTCGAAGAAGTGATCCTCGGCACCGTCGTGCAGGCGGGCCAGGGGCAGGCGCCGGCGCGGCAGGCGGCGCTCGGCGCGGGGCTGCCCGACACCGTCCCGGCCGTCACCGTCAACAAGGTGTGCGGGTCCGGGCTGAAGGCCGTGATGCTCGCCGCGCAGGCGATCAAGGCCGGCGACGCGAGCGTCGTCGTGGCCGGCGGCATGGAGTGCATGAGCCGCGCGCCGTACCTCCTGCCGGGCGCCCGCACCGGCTTCAAGTACGGCGACCAGCCCGCCGTCGATTCGCTCGTCCGCGACGGCCTGTGGTGCCCGTTCGAGAACCGCGCCATGGGCGACGCCGCCGAGTACACCGCCGCGACGTGCGGCGTCTCCCGCGCCGACCAGGACCGCTTCGCGGCGCAGAGCCACCGCCGCGCCGCGGCCGCGTGGGAGCGCGGCGACTTCGCCGCCGAGGTCGTGCCGGTCACGGTGCCGGGCCGCACGCCGGTGGTGGTGTCGAAGGACGAGGGGATCCGCGCCGACACGACGGCCGAGGGACTCGCGAGGCTGAAGCCGGCGTTCCAGAAGGACGGCACGGTGACGGCCGGGAACGCCTCACAATTGTCCGACGGCGCCGCGGCGCTGGTGGTGGCGTCGCCCGCGGCGGCCGAGCGGATCGGCACGGCGCCGCTGGCGCGAATCCTCGCCTACGCCACGAGTGGGGTGGCGCCGAAGGACATCTTCGTGGCCCCGGTGTCGGCCGTCCGGCTGGTGCTGGAGAAGGCGGGGCTGAAGCCCGGCGACATCGACCTGTTCGAGTTGAACGAGGCGTTCGCGGCGCAGATGCTGGCGTGCGGCGGCCACTTGGGGCTGGACGAGTCGAGGGTGAACGTGAACGGCGGGGCGATCGCGCTCGGGCACCCGATCGGCGCCAGCGGGGCGCGGGTACTGACGACGCTGGTGTACGCCCTGCGCGCCCGCGGCGGCCGGTACGGGCTGGCAAGTCTGTGCCTGGGCGGCGGCAACGCCGTGGCGATGGTCGTGGAGCGGGTGTAG
- a CDS encoding Uma2 family endonuclease translates to MIRPPRAQPRNDYPTSDGKPMAETDLHRDLMAEVIQTLKWWFRDRADVYVSGNLLVYYEKGNKRIHVAPDAFVVPGIGNHLRENYLLWQEGRGLDFVVELTSKTTMMEDIETKYNLYVEKLAVKEYVLFDPREEYLTPSFQMYRRFGAGFRHVKPTTGRFTSRVLGLGLERHGTSLRFRDPATGELLPTPTERADAESHRASAEAVRADTAEAEIARLKRELARLRGERNGGGG, encoded by the coding sequence ATGATCCGGCCGCCGCGCGCGCAGCCGCGCAACGACTACCCCACCTCGGACGGCAAGCCCATGGCCGAAACCGACTTGCACCGCGACCTGATGGCGGAGGTGATTCAGACGCTGAAGTGGTGGTTCCGCGACCGCGCCGACGTGTACGTTTCTGGCAACCTGTTGGTCTATTACGAGAAGGGGAACAAGCGCATCCACGTCGCGCCGGACGCCTTCGTCGTCCCCGGCATCGGCAACCACCTTCGCGAGAACTACCTGCTCTGGCAGGAGGGCCGGGGGCTCGACTTCGTGGTCGAACTCACCTCGAAGACGACGATGATGGAGGACATCGAGACGAAGTACAACCTGTACGTCGAGAAACTGGCGGTGAAGGAGTACGTGCTGTTCGACCCGCGGGAGGAGTACCTGACGCCGTCGTTCCAGATGTACCGCCGGTTCGGCGCCGGCTTCCGCCACGTGAAGCCGACCACCGGCCGGTTCACGAGCCGGGTGCTCGGCCTGGGGTTGGAGCGCCACGGGACGAGCCTGCGCTTCCGCGACCCGGCGACGGGCGAGTTGCTGCCGACGCCGACCGAACGGGCGGACGCGGAATCGCACCGGGCGAGCGCGGAGGCTGTGCGGGCCGACACCGCGGAAGCGGAGATCGCCCGTCTGAAGCGCGAACTGGCCAGGCTCAGGGGCGAGCGGAACGGCGGCGGGGGGTAG
- a CDS encoding molybdopterin molybdotransferase MoeA, with the protein MTGFAARSPVADVLALLDARVPPLSSGVVTVTAAAGRVLAAAVTSAVDVPAVPRCMMDGYAVRAADSGPRRLVGAAYPGRPFSGVVHDGECVRVTTGAALPTGAEAVLMAELADAAGDTITARSAVPAGKHVGRVGEDVAAGREVLPAGRVLRPQDVGLLASIGVSRVDVVRRPRVAVLATGDELLPPGSTPDGSRIVDSNSPMLAALVARDGGDCEPTRYLPDDFDTTHAALRDATADVILVTGGTSVGTEDHAPRALADVGELAVHGIGVKPAGPTGVGFVGGRAVFLLPGNPVSCLCAYDLFAGRAVRRLGGRPVALPYRSAVLPLAAAVASAVGRVDYVRVRVEGGGAVPLGGGASNLSGAVVADGFALVPAAREEMAAGEAVEVWFYDGP; encoded by the coding sequence ATGACCGGGTTCGCCGCTCGCAGCCCCGTCGCCGACGTACTCGCCCTTCTCGACGCCCGCGTTCCGCCCCTCTCGTCAGGAGTCGTAACCGTGACGGCCGCCGCGGGGCGCGTGCTGGCCGCGGCCGTCACCTCGGCCGTGGACGTGCCCGCCGTCCCGCGCTGCATGATGGACGGCTATGCGGTCCGAGCCGCCGACTCCGGTCCGCGCCGCCTCGTGGGTGCGGCGTACCCCGGTCGGCCGTTTTCAGGTGTGGTACACGACGGCGAGTGCGTCCGGGTGACGACCGGTGCTGCGCTCCCGACCGGCGCCGAAGCGGTGTTGATGGCCGAGCTGGCGGACGCGGCCGGCGACACGATTACGGCGCGGTCGGCGGTGCCGGCCGGCAAGCACGTCGGCCGGGTCGGCGAGGACGTGGCCGCGGGCCGCGAAGTGCTCCCGGCCGGCCGCGTCCTTCGCCCGCAGGACGTGGGGCTCCTCGCGTCGATCGGCGTCAGTCGCGTTGATGTCGTGCGACGGCCGCGGGTCGCGGTGCTGGCGACCGGCGACGAACTCCTGCCGCCCGGTTCGACGCCGGACGGCTCACGCATCGTGGACAGCAACTCGCCCATGCTCGCGGCGCTGGTGGCGCGCGACGGCGGCGACTGCGAGCCGACGCGCTACCTGCCCGACGACTTCGACACGACCCACGCCGCGCTTCGGGATGCGACCGCAGACGTGATCCTGGTGACCGGCGGTACGTCGGTCGGCACCGAGGACCACGCCCCGCGGGCGCTCGCCGATGTGGGCGAACTGGCCGTTCACGGCATCGGCGTGAAGCCGGCCGGTCCGACCGGCGTGGGCTTCGTCGGCGGGCGGGCGGTGTTTCTGCTGCCGGGGAACCCGGTGTCGTGCCTGTGCGCCTACGACCTGTTCGCCGGCCGGGCGGTGCGTCGGCTCGGCGGCCGGCCGGTAGCGCTGCCGTACCGGTCGGCGGTGCTGCCGCTCGCGGCGGCGGTGGCGTCCGCGGTGGGGCGGGTGGATTACGTGCGTGTGCGTGTCGAGGGTGGCGGCGCGGTGCCGCTCGGGGGCGGGGCGTCGAACCTGAGCGGCGCGGTTGTCGCGGACGGGTTCGCGCTGGTGCCGGCGGCGCGGGAGGAGATGGCAGCGGGGGAGGCGGTCGAGGTGTGGTTCTACGACGGGCCGTGA
- a CDS encoding lysophospholipid acyltransferase family protein, giving the protein MTPPLPPDRTTLPLLRAAALVGLALTAWPAFAADPPRWAWLAAFAAGVAVTFVYRHPFQTLGYVPYGLTLGAGAAVVARFWGWGDVGAGFAGFGLGLAAGAFLEPRPAARLADVPGWVVGLGYWLAALLGVLPVVAVRAGWADADRLRGTFTLGAVVALLPAAALAWARLVRPLVELTVVPLLALSYRIRVTGPGLADFPRTGACVVIANHACWFDPVFLGRVLPRPITPMMTSEFYDLPGIRWLMVHVFGTIRVPEKQMKKETPAEIVEAIAALDRGDCLVLFPEGYLRRTDDRPMRRFGRGIWHILAARPDVPVYACWIEGAWGSFTSYRGGRPTKNKRPDVLRPIAVGVPLPETIPAAELETHLTTRLGLMNRVAASRLLLGLPPLPEYEVPERGDDKDEG; this is encoded by the coding sequence ATGACCCCACCCCTGCCCCCCGACCGCACCACCCTGCCGCTGCTCCGCGCGGCCGCGCTCGTGGGGCTCGCCCTCACCGCCTGGCCGGCCTTCGCCGCCGACCCGCCGCGCTGGGCGTGGCTCGCCGCCTTCGCCGCCGGCGTCGCCGTCACGTTCGTGTACCGCCACCCGTTCCAAACCCTCGGCTACGTCCCGTACGGGCTCACGCTCGGCGCCGGCGCGGCTGTCGTCGCCCGATTCTGGGGCTGGGGCGACGTCGGCGCCGGGTTCGCCGGCTTCGGCCTCGGGCTCGCCGCGGGGGCGTTCCTGGAGCCGCGCCCGGCCGCCCGGCTCGCCGACGTGCCGGGGTGGGTGGTCGGCCTCGGCTACTGGCTGGCGGCACTGCTGGGCGTGCTGCCGGTCGTCGCGGTGCGGGCCGGGTGGGCCGACGCCGACCGGCTCCGCGGGACGTTCACCCTCGGCGCCGTCGTCGCACTCCTCCCGGCAGCCGCGCTCGCGTGGGCGCGGCTGGTGCGGCCGCTGGTCGAGCTGACGGTCGTTCCGCTGCTGGCGCTGTCGTACCGCATTCGCGTCACCGGCCCGGGGCTGGCCGACTTCCCGCGCACGGGCGCGTGCGTCGTCATCGCCAACCACGCCTGCTGGTTCGACCCGGTGTTCCTCGGCCGGGTGCTGCCGCGGCCGATCACGCCGATGATGACGAGCGAGTTCTACGACCTGCCGGGCATCCGCTGGCTGATGGTCCACGTGTTCGGCACCATCCGCGTGCCCGAGAAGCAGATGAAGAAGGAGACGCCGGCCGAGATCGTCGAGGCGATCGCGGCGCTGGACCGCGGCGACTGTCTGGTACTGTTCCCCGAGGGCTACCTGCGGCGGACCGACGACCGGCCGATGAGGCGGTTCGGCCGCGGCATCTGGCACATCCTCGCCGCCCGGCCGGACGTGCCGGTGTACGCCTGCTGGATCGAGGGGGCGTGGGGCAGCTTCACGTCGTACCGCGGCGGCCGGCCGACGAAGAACAAGCGGCCCGACGTTCTCCGCCCGATCGCCGTGGGCGTGCCGCTGCCGGAGACGATCCCTGCGGCGGAGTTGGAGACGCACCTGACGACCCGGTTGGGGCTGATGAACCGCGTGGCCGCGTCGCGGCTGCTGCTCGGGCTACCGCCGCTGCCGGAGTACGAGGTGCCCGAGCGCGGCGACGACAAGGACGAGGGGTGA
- a CDS encoding MFS transporter — MAHAASGSSSAPPLDPLVRGQLSVMMFLQFAVWGSWFVVFFPYLLNLKFTGEQTGAIFGNMALGAIFSTIFAGYVADRFIDSEKFMGLCHLLGAGFLYLIATTQDPGQYWTLFALTFGYALLYNPTLVLANSITFRHVPDGQRDFPGVRVMGTLGWIAAGFAIDFVFARDGGKASDTNGPLLLAAGLSGVLGVYSFLLPKTPPTAKAGDAVPFVQALGLFKDFSFAVFFLVSLAITVVLAFYYSITGNFLEKACGVTKTGSTMLIGQVCETVFLPLLPLFLFRIGMKGVLVLGMACWGIRYLCFAHAGPEGVGFALAIVGVALHGFCFDFFFAAGFIHCDNEAPKEIRASAQALFSFLTYGVGMWLGSVLSGVLLDRYTDPATKAVDWNGFWMVPSIGVFVCLAVFVVLFRMTPKRPPAPAETDEEKWGA; from the coding sequence ATGGCTCACGCCGCGTCCGGCAGTTCGTCCGCCCCGCCGCTCGACCCGCTCGTCCGCGGGCAGCTCTCGGTCATGATGTTCCTCCAGTTCGCCGTCTGGGGGTCGTGGTTCGTCGTCTTCTTCCCGTACCTGCTGAACCTGAAGTTCACCGGCGAGCAGACCGGCGCCATCTTCGGGAACATGGCCCTCGGGGCGATCTTCTCCACCATCTTCGCCGGGTACGTCGCCGACCGGTTCATCGACAGCGAGAAGTTCATGGGCCTGTGCCACCTGCTCGGGGCCGGGTTCTTGTACCTCATCGCCACCACCCAGGACCCCGGCCAGTACTGGACCCTGTTCGCCCTCACGTTCGGGTACGCGCTGCTGTACAACCCGACGCTGGTCCTGGCGAATTCCATCACCTTCCGTCACGTGCCGGACGGCCAGCGCGACTTCCCCGGCGTCCGCGTCATGGGCACCCTCGGGTGGATCGCCGCCGGGTTCGCCATCGACTTCGTGTTCGCCCGCGACGGCGGCAAGGCGTCGGACACGAACGGCCCGCTGCTGCTGGCCGCCGGCCTGTCCGGCGTACTGGGCGTGTACAGCTTCCTCCTCCCGAAGACGCCGCCGACCGCCAAGGCCGGCGACGCCGTGCCGTTCGTCCAGGCGCTGGGGCTGTTCAAGGACTTCTCGTTCGCCGTGTTCTTCCTCGTGTCGCTGGCGATCACCGTGGTACTCGCCTTCTACTACTCCATCACCGGCAACTTCCTGGAGAAGGCGTGCGGGGTGACGAAGACCGGCTCGACGATGCTCATCGGCCAGGTGTGTGAGACGGTGTTCTTGCCGCTGCTGCCGCTGTTCCTCTTCCGGATCGGGATGAAGGGCGTGCTCGTGCTCGGCATGGCCTGCTGGGGGATTCGCTACCTGTGCTTCGCCCACGCCGGGCCGGAGGGGGTCGGGTTCGCGCTGGCGATCGTCGGCGTCGCGCTACACGGGTTCTGCTTCGACTTCTTCTTCGCGGCCGGGTTCATCCACTGCGACAACGAGGCGCCGAAGGAGATCCGCGCCAGCGCCCAGGCGCTGTTCAGCTTCCTCACCTACGGCGTCGGGATGTGGCTCGGCAGCGTCCTGAGCGGCGTCCTGCTCGACCGCTACACCGACCCCGCGACGAAGGCCGTGGACTGGAACGGCTTCTGGATGGTGCCGAGCATCGGCGTGTTCGTGTGCCTGGCGGTGTTCGTGGTGCTGTTCCGCATGACGCCGAAGCGCCCGCCGGCCCCGGCGGAAACGGATGAGGAAAAGTGGGGAGCGTGA